The segment AGGAAGAACCGCAACAGTAGAACTGCCCGCCTTCGGCCCGGATCAAACCCATGGAATCCATGAGACGCTCAGCCTTTGTTGTCCAATCCTTGCGGGCGAAACGGCCCACACAGCCCTTGAACAACATCACTTTGCGCTTTTCAAATTTAACCTGCGGCAGCAACTCCACCCACGGTTCAGGGCTCTTGGCAAAAAGGGCCTCCATCCGTTTCCGAGCCGAACCGAAAGGTTCCGGTAAAATTTCAGGGGAGAACCTTGAGACCGCAGCAGCCATGGGCCAGAGAAGGCCGGGACTTTTCAGCCACAAATCCCAACAGGATTGAGTAAAACCTTTTGATTTAGCGCGCAGGTCGGAAACCAGTTCCGGGCCGGACATATTCTGAGGGCAATTCTTTTCACATCGTCCGCAAGACAAACAAAGCGAAGCAAGAGACTTAAAATCCCGCTCACTAAGCCCTTCCTCCGAATCAAGAGACTCAAGAAAGAACTTGGCCCGTGGAGTCAGTTCTTCACGCCCGGTAACTTTGAATAAAGGGCAAACCTCAAGGCATTTTCCGCATTGTACGCAACTTTTAGGGGCAGCCATCAGACCACCTTCCCGGAATTCATGATCTTCAAAGGATCGAAAGTTTTCTTAATACCACTCATGAGCCGCTGCTGAGTTTTATCCAGCTGCATGTTGATATATTGGGCCTTGGTCAACCCTATACCGTGTTCACCGGAAAGAGTGCCGCCCAGATCAAGGGTCAGGCTGAAAATCTGCTGCTTGGCTTTGAGTGCGTTCTCCTGTTGTCCGGGAGCGTTTTTGTCATACATGGTGCTGACATGAATATTGCCGTCTCCCAGATGCCCAAAACAGAGAACAACAACCCCAAGCTGCTCCCCAATGGCATGGTAGCCCTTAATGGCCTCGGCAACTCGTCCGCGGGGTACGGCAACATCTTCGCCCTGCTTGTTGGGAGCAAGATTAAACGCCGCCGGACTGATGACCCGGCGCAATTCCCAGAGCCGTTCCTGATCCTCGCCGCCGCCTTTTTCCACAAAGGTAACCGCAACATTCCGCAAAGCCTCTTCAATGCGTAAAAGATCGGTTTTCACAGACTCCGCAGAACCGTCGATTTTAAGCAGAAGCAATCCCCCGGTTCCTTCAGGCCACGGAATATCCGAATGCATCTCCAAGGCCCGGATGGTATTGCGGTCCATGAGCTCCATGGCTGTGGGCAGAATTCCGCAACCGAACACAGCCTCAGCTCCATTCAGGCAGCCATCAAGATCCTTGAATCCCACCAGCACAGATGCCGATGTTTCCGGCAGGAGCAACAGCTTAAGGGTTGCCTCGGTAACCAACCCCAATGTTCCGGCAGAGCCGACCATAAGCCGGGTCAGGTCCAGCCCGACTACATTCTTCTGGGTGCGGCCTCCAGTGCGAATGACTTCACCTCCGGGCAGGACAACTTCAAGGCCGAGCACGTAATCGCGAGTCACTCCGTATTTCACGGCCCGCATCCCCCCGGCGCAAGTGGATATATTGCCGCCGATGGTAGAAATTTTCATGCTTGCCGGATCAGGCGGATAAAACAGCCCCTGCGCTTCCACAGCCCTCTGCAAGTCAGCGGTAATCACTCCCGGCTGGGTAACAGCGACAAAATCACGCCCGTCAATATCCAGAATAGAATTCATATCAAGCATAGAGACCACCACCCCGTGGTGGACCGGAACGCAGTTGCCAACTTTATTGGTCGCCCGTGCACGCGGATAAATCGGCACCCGTTCTGTCTGTGCCCACTTGAGTAGCTCCGCAACTTGTGCGGTATCTTGCGGACGCACCAAAGCCAGCGGTTTTGCGTGTCTCTGGCTGGCATCCACGCCGCAGGCCAGCAAAGTTCCGTCATCAAAGCTCGATTCCCTGCCGGGGAATAGATTTTTGAGAAATCTTTTATGGGAACGGGATAATTGTTCTGGATATTGTTTCATATGTTTGGCCTCCGGCGGCTTAAACCCTTTTCCAAAAGGGTTTAAGAATCCCAAAACGTTTTATTAGGGCTACGCCTTTTCCCAAACCTTTTCAACGCAATCCAATAACGCTCTAACAACCGGATCGTCCGCTTTATTGCGTGGAAAACCAAAATATAATCCCACTTCGATATGCCCGCCGGGCCAAATGAAAAATTCGCCCTTTTCGACCCCTTCGGCGGCTTCGTCAGCGCGCATGACGGTAATGCCGTTACCGGACTTGACCAGCGCGTTGTGGGTATCTTCGCTGTCAGCAATCATGGACTTGGAAACTTCGAGATCGCGGGAGGAAAAAGTTTCTTCGAGCTTGACGTTAAAAGAACATTCTTCCGGGGTCCAGATCCAGTCCAGTTTGGAAAGGTCTTCCCAATTGGCATCGGCCATGCGATCCTTCCATGAAGCCGGACCGACCACGTGCAACATGGTGTTCTCCAGCAGAATACCGTCCACCTCTTCGGGCGCGCAATTGGAATAAAAAAAGCCGCCATCAAGCTTGCGGGCGGCAATATCACTGCGGATTGTCCAAGTGGGCATCTGCACCAGACGCACAGATAAACCCGGAAACTCTTCCTTGATCAATTTAATGAGCTGCGGAGTCCTGAGATACACTGGAGATGTTTGCAAGCCTAATCGGGCTTCACCGGAAAGCTCCCCCTTCAGGCTCAGGGCCTCGGATTCAAATTTCTCAACAGAATCTAGAATATCACGGGCTTTTTCCAATAACAGCTTGCCTTCAGCTGTAGGCTGCATGCCCTTGGGGGTGCGTAGAAAAAGGCGCACGTCAAATTCTTCTTCAAGGGACTTGATATGCAGGCTGATGGTGGACTGGCTGGCGTGCAACCGTTTAGCCGCACGGGTCATATTCCCCTCTTCAACCACCACCACGAATGTCTTAATCTGATATAGTTCCATATTTTTTAGCCACTTAACTGCGCCATTTCAATAACCGGGAAATGGTATCAGAAATTTTAAAGGGAGGGTTCGATTATTCCCATTGGATTGAAAACATGAAAACGGGCAATAAGGATTCATCGACCACGTGATTTTATAATCTTGATCACGCATACAGGAGAACGACCATGAGTAGCATCAGCGCATTTATGACTGAGATTTTCACCCCTGAAAACAGCGAAGTTGGCCGCGAAAGGAAACTCGACCCCGTAACCGGAACGGTTAAAACAATTTTCTGGGTCGGCGCAGCAATGGTTTTCACCATTCTTGTTTCCGGTCTCCAGTAAACAAGCCTTGATTCATTAAGGTTACTATACCCTTATCATGCTTTCTCCACCCACCGGCAAGGGGTGGATGAGAACTTTATGCGGCTCGTTGGCCGGCTAGTAATTAGCCAGCTGACGGGCCGTATCTCTTGCTATATCCCTGCGCTTGAGTTCTTCCTTGCGGTTATGGACATTGCGGCCCTTGGCAAGAGCGATCTCAAGCTTGATTTTCCCTCTTGAGAAGTACAGCTTCACCGGAACAACGGTCAAGCCTTTCTGGTCTACTCTTGTCTGCAATTTTTCTATTTCACGTGCGTGAAGCAGCAGCTTACGCGGGCGGTCCGGCTCGTGCTGGGTGTGGCCTGCGTGATCATAAGGAGCAATATGGATGCCGATCAACCATGCTTCTCCATCCTTAAAATTAATATAGCCGTCCATGAAACTAACTTGCCCCTGACGCAGGGACTTGACCTCGGTTCCCTTGAGCACCAGCCCGGCTTCCATGGTTTCCACGAATTCGTAATTACGGCGGGCCTGTTTATTGAGCGCAATGGAAGAAGGGCTCTTCTTCTTTTTCTTTCTAGCCATGATTTATGATTAACCTGTGATCTCTTCGTTATCCAGAAGCGACGCAAAAAAGGTCAACTCTTCGGGATACTTTTTATAAATATTGTCCGTAACAAGACGGTTGATTCTGCTTACAGTGCGGCAACCGAGTACGTCTTTAAGCAATTGCTTGCATTCCTGCATATTAAGCTGCCGGAGGATACGCTTGATGCCGGGGATAGCCTGCGGGGTAAGACTCAGGCTGTCAATCTGCATACCCATCAGGATGGGTACGCAATAAGGATCGGAAGCCACCTCGCCGCAGAGGCTGACCCCGATACCGGCCCGGTGCCCGGCATCGACAACGTACTTAATAGATCTCACCACCGCCGGATGCAGCGGCTGATAAAGATAAGAAACATGCGGGTTGGTACGGTCAATACCAAGACTGTACTGAATCAGGTCATTGGTGCCGATGCTGAAGAAATCCACTTCCTGCGCCAGAATTTCGGCAATCATAACCGCTGCGGGCAGCTCAATCATGACCCCGATGGGCATATTTTCATCAAAAGGGATACCCTCTTCACGCAGCTCCTGCTGTGCTCGGGCAAGGGCACTCTTGGCCTGCAAAACTTCTTTCAGTCCGCAGATCATGGGAAACATCATGGACACATTGCCGTGGACACTGGCCCTAAGCATGGCCCTAAGCTGGGTCTTGAAAAGCTCCTCATGCTTGAGACAAAAGCGCATGGCCCGTAATCCCAGAGCCGGATTGGCTTCATCAAGTGCTCCGAAATGGGACATGAATTTGTCCGATCCGAGATCAAGAGTACGCAGGGTAACCGGA is part of the Desulfovibrio sp. JC022 genome and harbors:
- a CDS encoding (Fe-S)-binding protein, with translation MAAPKSCVQCGKCLEVCPLFKVTGREELTPRAKFFLESLDSEEGLSERDFKSLASLCLSCGRCEKNCPQNMSGPELVSDLRAKSKGFTQSCWDLWLKSPGLLWPMAAAVSRFSPEILPEPFGSARKRMEALFAKSPEPWVELLPQVKFEKRKVMLFKGCVGRFARKDWTTKAERLMDSMGLIRAEGGQFYCCGSSYGSAGLLERQADSRAKNIEVWKDADCPLLIIFCATCLKGLKEYALNDFAGDEELYARWQESLTTLSFLLLDAEVALLDNAPSQVAYHKPCHAPEVDSDRKLVELIAGERLLPVQGDLCCGFGGIMQLGAPELSRQVGKHCLEQLTMNMQPGGQIVSGCSACVIQLATLVKDDYFACHWLDILK
- a CDS encoding FAD-binding oxidoreductase, with amino-acid sequence MKQYPEQLSRSHKRFLKNLFPGRESSFDDGTLLACGVDASQRHAKPLALVRPQDTAQVAELLKWAQTERVPIYPRARATNKVGNCVPVHHGVVVSMLDMNSILDIDGRDFVAVTQPGVITADLQRAVEAQGLFYPPDPASMKISTIGGNISTCAGGMRAVKYGVTRDYVLGLEVVLPGGEVIRTGGRTQKNVVGLDLTRLMVGSAGTLGLVTEATLKLLLLPETSASVLVGFKDLDGCLNGAEAVFGCGILPTAMELMDRNTIRALEMHSDIPWPEGTGGLLLLKIDGSAESVKTDLLRIEEALRNVAVTFVEKGGGEDQERLWELRRVISPAAFNLAPNKQGEDVAVPRGRVAEAIKGYHAIGEQLGVVVLCFGHLGDGNIHVSTMYDKNAPGQQENALKAKQQIFSLTLDLGGTLSGEHGIGLTKAQYINMQLDKTQQRLMSGIKKTFDPLKIMNSGKVV
- a CDS encoding LysR family transcriptional regulator, with amino-acid sequence MELYQIKTFVVVVEEGNMTRAAKRLHASQSTISLHIKSLEEEFDVRLFLRTPKGMQPTAEGKLLLEKARDILDSVEKFESEALSLKGELSGEARLGLQTSPVYLRTPQLIKLIKEEFPGLSVRLVQMPTWTIRSDIAARKLDGGFFYSNCAPEEVDGILLENTMLHVVGPASWKDRMADANWEDLSKLDWIWTPEECSFNVKLEETFSSRDLEVSKSMIADSEDTHNALVKSGNGITVMRADEAAEGVEKGEFFIWPGGHIEVGLYFGFPRNKADDPVVRALLDCVEKVWEKA
- the smpB gene encoding SsrA-binding protein SmpB, which translates into the protein MARKKKKKSPSSIALNKQARRNYEFVETMEAGLVLKGTEVKSLRQGQVSFMDGYINFKDGEAWLIGIHIAPYDHAGHTQHEPDRPRKLLLHAREIEKLQTRVDQKGLTVVPVKLYFSRGKIKLEIALAKGRNVHNRKEELKRRDIARDTARQLANY